In a single window of the Anabas testudineus chromosome 17, fAnaTes1.2, whole genome shotgun sequence genome:
- the LOC113171509 gene encoding M1-specific T cell receptor alpha chain-like: MVFGSGTKLHVNDREEFKPSYFKLTDEKSKTTACLATGFSRLNATANHPSFESLHKKNYSAVRISGDSLYNQVALLPPGNETCTEDTGEPGTCAETLEPDEKVNFITMTVLGLRLLFLKTVVFNVLMTLRLWMSR, from the exons ggGAAGAATTCAAGCCGTCTTACTTCAAACTGACAGATGAAAAATCGAAAACGACAGCGTGTCTGGCCACTGGTTTCAGCAGACTGAACGCGACCGCAAACCATCCATCCTTTGAGTCATTGCACAAGAAAAACTACTCAGCTGTTCGGATCTCGGGCGACTCCCTGTACAACCAGGTGGCTTTGTTACCACCTGGGAATGAAACTTGTACTGAGG ATACAGGTGAACCTGGAACCTGTGCAGAGACTTTGGAACCAG ATGAGAAGGTGAACTTCATCACTATGACCGTACTGGGCCTCAGGCTGCTCTTCCTCAAGACCGTGGTCTTCAATGTCCTGATGACTCTGCGGCTGTGGATGAGTCGAT GA